From a single Poseidonibacter antarcticus genomic region:
- the nhaA gene encoding Na+/H+ antiporter NhaA translates to MKILVRKFLEKESTPGIFLMGITILALIFSNTFLSEFYNTFLHTKIEFKIGSILEISKPLILWVNDGLMAIFFLFVGLEIKRELILGHLSSFSKIALPAIAAVGGMLVPALIYVFFNYNNEFALKGWAIPTATDIAFALGILSLLGKRVPVSLKIFLMALAIFDDLGAILIIAFFYTADVSVLSLSLALLCIIILFIMNRMKITAVSVYILVGIILWIFVLKSGVHATLAGIILAFTIPLNVQNEKNKRVSPVKRLEHNIHFWVAFYILPIFAFVNAGIDLRSLSLNEIVNPVSLGIICGLFIGKQLGVFSFVYLAVKFNLAKLPNGTSWAQVYGISVLTGIGFTMSLFIDSLAFADSSMFSYTDKLAILIGSILSGLIGYLILLKVKGKKQVSE, encoded by the coding sequence ATGAAGATTTTAGTTAGAAAGTTTTTAGAAAAAGAATCAACTCCTGGTATTTTTTTGATGGGTATTACCATACTTGCATTAATATTTAGTAATACTTTTTTATCAGAATTTTATAATACTTTTTTACATACTAAAATAGAATTTAAAATTGGTTCTATTTTAGAAATATCAAAACCATTAATCCTTTGGGTAAATGATGGATTAATGGCAATATTCTTTTTATTTGTTGGATTAGAAATAAAAAGAGAACTAATTTTAGGTCATTTATCATCTTTCTCAAAAATAGCACTTCCTGCAATTGCCGCTGTTGGAGGAATGTTAGTTCCTGCTTTAATTTATGTTTTCTTTAATTATAATAATGAATTTGCATTAAAAGGTTGGGCAATACCCACTGCTACAGATATTGCATTTGCTTTAGGTATTCTTTCACTTTTGGGAAAAAGAGTTCCGGTTTCTCTTAAAATATTTTTGATGGCCTTAGCAATTTTTGATGATTTAGGAGCAATTTTAATAATTGCATTTTTTTATACTGCTGATGTATCTGTACTTTCATTGAGTTTGGCATTATTATGTATTATTATTCTTTTTATAATGAATAGAATGAAAATTACAGCAGTGAGTGTCTATATTCTTGTAGGAATTATACTATGGATTTTTGTTTTAAAATCAGGTGTTCATGCGACATTAGCTGGAATTATTCTAGCTTTTACTATTCCTCTTAATGTCCAAAATGAAAAGAATAAAAGAGTTTCACCTGTAAAAAGATTAGAGCATAATATACATTTTTGGGTTGCTTTTTATATCTTACCAATTTTTGCTTTCGTAAATGCGGGTATAGATTTAAGATCATTATCATTAAATGAAATTGTAAATCCTGTTTCATTAGGAATTATTTGTGGACTTTTTATTGGTAAGCAATTAGGAGTATTTTCTTTTGTATATTTAGCAGTAAAATTTAATCTAGCAAAGCTACCTAATGGAACTTCGTGGGCTCAAGTATATGGAATTAGTGTATTAACAGGAATTGGATTTACTATGAGTTTATTTATTGATTCTTTAGCTTTTGCAGATTCTTCAATGTTCTCATATACAGATAAATTGGCAATTTTAATAGGTTCAATTCTTTCTGGACTTATCGGGTATTTGATTTTATTAAAAGTAAAAGGGAAAAAACAAGTGAGTGAATAA
- the holA gene encoding DNA polymerase III subunit delta, which produces MYRNEFDNHLRQNKKFNAYMFYGQSTYLVDYYTNIVANSLGNKDEIEKLYFDEYNFKYAKDKLLQSSLFSSNNILLIKCEKKLPKKEVDTLVEACNTNMDSTVIFSCIGDSDFKTMEKSFSPKTNSVVVRMFAPNDNEAVRLIENEAKKLNINYELSALNHLYFMHKNDLSLCINDLSKLAILDEKINQNIINTHCFGIGIVSFEDFLHDLLNGKDISEDINLLLEEGVNEIFLINQVTSFIQQLFMISSYTRAIGAPNPKEILGFNPPKKIWEKKSKLAINIKPEKFQKMLEFLLNIELELKSSKIDKSNLYLQASLRKFTVLFG; this is translated from the coding sequence ATGTATAGAAACGAATTTGATAATCATTTAAGACAAAATAAAAAATTTAATGCATATATGTTTTATGGACAATCAACTTATTTAGTTGATTATTATACGAATATTGTTGCAAATTCTTTAGGTAATAAAGATGAGATTGAAAAACTATATTTTGATGAATATAATTTTAAATATGCAAAAGATAAGTTGCTTCAATCTTCACTATTCTCGTCTAATAATATTTTATTAATAAAATGTGAAAAAAAACTTCCTAAAAAAGAAGTTGATACATTAGTAGAAGCTTGTAATACTAATATGGATAGTACAGTAATTTTTTCATGTATTGGAGATAGTGATTTTAAAACGATGGAAAAAAGTTTTTCACCTAAAACAAATTCCGTGGTTGTACGGATGTTTGCTCCAAATGATAATGAAGCAGTTAGACTTATTGAAAATGAAGCAAAAAAACTAAATATTAATTATGAGTTGTCCGCATTAAATCATTTATATTTTATGCATAAAAATGATTTGTCTTTATGTATAAACGATTTATCAAAGTTAGCAATATTAGATGAAAAAATAAACCAAAATATAATAAATACACATTGTTTTGGTATTGGAATTGTATCATTTGAAGATTTTTTACATGATTTACTAAATGGAAAAGATATAAGTGAAGATATAAATTTATTATTAGAAGAGGGTGTAAATGAGATTTTTCTAATAAATCAAGTAACATCTTTTATTCAACAACTTTTTATGATTTCATCATATACAAGAGCAATTGGAGCACCTAATCCAAAAGAAATATTAGGATTTAATCCTCCAAAAAAAATTTGGGAAAAAAAGTCTAAACTAGCAATAAATATAAAACCTGAAAAATTTCAAAAGATGCTAGAATTTTTATTAAATATTGAATTAGAACTAAAAAGTTCAAAAATAGATAAATCAAATTTATATTTACAAGCAAGCCTAAGAAAGTTTACAGTTTTATTTGGGTAA
- a CDS encoding divergent polysaccharide deacetylase family protein, with protein MTNESSNKSINNNILKSESNDIKKYQDKKLDEYFEKIKTPKIETPKKKPEEKFEEVTEESKKDFIDKESKQIKTVKKVKQNEEKKKIVVKEVNKNDKPKLIIILDDITTSRQKKAILDIGYPVTMSFLPPQKGHIHSAKVAQDIPVYMIHFPMQASPRFKSTEITTLNINDSYARIESIVKNLRKLYPNAIYTNNHTGSVFTQNDKAMDKLFKALKKYNFVFVDSRTSAKSVAKKYAKKYSMPYIVRNTFLDNKRDYVYIQNQLKKAIKIAKKRGYAIAIGHPHSMTIKVLKESKSLLKDVQAVYINKLPYL; from the coding sequence ATGACGAATGAGAGTTCAAATAAAAGTATTAATAACAATATTTTAAAATCAGAATCTAATGATATTAAAAAATATCAAGATAAAAAATTAGATGAATATTTTGAAAAAATTAAAACTCCAAAAATTGAAACTCCAAAAAAGAAACCTGAGGAGAAATTTGAAGAAGTAACAGAAGAGTCAAAAAAAGATTTTATTGATAAAGAATCAAAACAAATAAAAACTGTAAAAAAAGTTAAGCAAAATGAAGAAAAAAAGAAAATAGTAGTAAAAGAAGTAAATAAGAATGATAAACCAAAACTTATTATTATTCTTGATGATATAACTACAAGTAGACAAAAAAAAGCTATTTTAGATATTGGTTACCCTGTAACAATGTCTTTTCTTCCTCCACAAAAAGGACATATACATTCAGCTAAAGTTGCACAAGATATACCTGTTTATATGATTCATTTTCCTATGCAAGCTTCTCCTAGATTTAAATCTACTGAAATTACAACTTTAAATATAAATGACTCTTATGCAAGAATTGAAAGTATTGTTAAAAACTTACGAAAACTCTATCCAAATGCTATATATACAAATAACCATACAGGTTCAGTATTTACCCAAAATGATAAAGCTATGGATAAACTTTTTAAAGCTCTAAAAAAATACAACTTTGTTTTTGTAGACAGTAGAACATCAGCAAAATCTGTTGCAAAAAAATATGCAAAAAAATATTCTATGCCTTATATTGTAAGAAACACTTTTCTTGATAATAAAAGAGATTATGTATACATACAAAATCAATTAAAAAAAGCTATTAAAATAGCAAAAAAAAGAGGTTATGCTATTGCAATTGGACATCCTCATTCTATGACAATCAAAGTATTAAAAGAATCTAAAAGCTTATTAAAAGATGTTCAAGCTGTTTATATAAATAAACTTCCTTACCTTTAA
- the rpsR gene encoding 30S ribosomal protein S18, whose amino-acid sequence MAERRKYGKKYCKYTEMKIDFIDYKNSDLLKISMSERGKIMPRRLTGNSKNSQEMVEKAIKRARHMALVPYIVNTKNITDPAFSR is encoded by the coding sequence ATGGCTGAAAGAAGAAAGTACGGAAAAAAATATTGTAAATATACTGAAATGAAAATTGATTTCATTGATTATAAAAATTCTGATTTATTAAAGATTTCTATGAGTGAAAGAGGTAAAATTATGCCTAGAAGACTTACAGGAAACTCTAAAAATTCTCAAGAAATGGTAGAAAAAGCAATTAAAAGAGCAAGACATATGGCATTAGTTCCATATATTGTTAATACTAAAAATATTACAGATCCAGCTTTTTCTAGATAG
- a CDS encoding RNB domain-containing ribonuclease, translating to MLKELFTKIQKQDNTYTKSELIEIEKFIKKDIIVKLDDNNYELNSKYKVAIVNVGKNLVILEDLLSEHKNIKIEFDNLNGAYNGDLVLAKRIFNPRSRIKAKIVEVLDGKRNDILVYIKEKSFYTVKENIKLENKGAFKYEDGEVLLVDNKSFDLIKNLGNVKDAKVDELISLHLYNEVIRLEKPIEVKAKMDDEKQRVDLTHLPFCTIDPNSAKDHDDAIYYDKDEKVLYVAIADVSYFVKEGSALDKIAFLKSTSIYLPGKVLPMLPNELSEDMCSLKEGVERYSYVFKIELDLKNKCAKKSQLFEAIIKSHRKYSYGRIDRVLDGKLDQYGDTDKTIFDYLIPLYEITKSFRAKRLEKGYDFRTTELRLKLKNFKVVSVESEKSTASHQLVEECMLLANIEASKKVNNVGIYRIHEEPSLKAISRLVDDVNILGVKVKVQNDVHDTITHIQKKASDVMMSEEIDELIIQSQTQAKYSSKNLGHFGLGFSSYSHFTSPIRRYSDLILHRILKSKQTPENIDDICSHISLNERKVAQLVWDYEDRKYARWANDNIGSDIKVKIVDTDRNRAVSYDSISGLKVTIDNIKGQKLFTKLKVKIKSVDLMTKEIIASIKY from the coding sequence TTGCTAAAAGAGCTTTTTACAAAAATACAAAAACAAGATAATACTTATACTAAAAGTGAATTAATTGAAATAGAAAAATTTATTAAAAAAGATATTATAGTTAAATTAGATGACAATAACTATGAACTTAATTCAAAATATAAAGTCGCAATTGTAAATGTAGGTAAAAACCTAGTAATACTTGAAGACTTATTAAGTGAGCATAAAAATATCAAAATAGAATTTGACAATTTAAATGGTGCTTATAATGGTGATTTGGTATTAGCAAAAAGAATTTTTAATCCAAGATCTAGAATTAAAGCAAAAATCGTTGAAGTTTTAGATGGTAAAAGAAATGATATTTTAGTTTATATAAAAGAGAAATCTTTTTATACAGTAAAAGAAAATATCAAATTAGAAAATAAAGGTGCTTTTAAATACGAAGATGGCGAAGTACTTTTAGTTGATAACAAATCTTTTGATTTAATTAAAAATTTAGGAAATGTTAAAGATGCTAAAGTTGATGAATTAATATCATTACATCTTTATAATGAAGTAATTAGATTAGAAAAACCAATTGAAGTGAAAGCAAAAATGGATGATGAAAAGCAAAGAGTTGATTTAACTCATTTGCCTTTTTGTACAATTGATCCAAACTCTGCAAAAGATCATGATGATGCTATTTATTATGATAAAGATGAAAAGGTTTTATATGTTGCAATTGCTGATGTTTCATATTTTGTAAAAGAGGGAAGTGCTTTAGATAAAATTGCATTTTTAAAATCAACTTCTATTTATTTACCTGGAAAAGTTTTGCCAATGCTTCCAAATGAACTAAGTGAAGATATGTGTTCTTTAAAAGAAGGTGTTGAAAGATATTCTTATGTGTTTAAAATAGAGTTAGATTTAAAAAATAAATGTGCGAAAAAATCACAACTTTTTGAAGCTATTATAAAATCACATAGAAAATACTCTTATGGAAGAATTGATAGAGTTTTAGATGGAAAACTAGATCAATATGGAGATACAGATAAAACAATATTTGATTATCTTATTCCTTTATATGAAATCACGAAAAGTTTTAGAGCTAAAAGATTAGAAAAAGGTTATGATTTTAGAACAACTGAGTTAAGATTAAAACTTAAAAACTTTAAAGTTGTATCTGTTGAGAGTGAAAAATCAACTGCTTCTCATCAACTAGTAGAAGAGTGTATGCTTTTAGCAAATATTGAAGCTAGTAAAAAAGTAAATAATGTAGGAATATATAGAATTCATGAAGAGCCGTCTTTAAAAGCTATTTCAAGATTAGTAGATGATGTAAATATTTTAGGTGTAAAAGTAAAAGTACAAAATGATGTACACGATACAATTACACATATTCAAAAAAAAGCTAGTGATGTAATGATGAGTGAAGAAATTGATGAATTAATTATTCAATCACAAACTCAAGCAAAATATAGCTCAAAAAATTTAGGTCACTTTGGTTTAGGATTCTCTTCTTATTCTCATTTTACCTCGCCAATTAGAAGGTATTCAGATTTAATTTTACATAGAATATTAAAATCAAAACAAACACCTGAAAATATTGATGATATATGTAGTCATATTTCTTTAAATGAAAGAAAAGTTGCACAACTTGTTTGGGATTATGAAGATAGAAAATATGCAAGATGGGCAAATGATAATATTGGAAGTGATATAAAAGTTAAAATAGTAGATACAGATAGGAATAGAGCAGTTTCTTATGATAGTATTTCTGGTTTAAAAGTTACTATTGATAATATTAAAGGTCAAAAGTTATTCACTAAATTAAAAGTGAAGATTAAAAGTGTAGATCTTATGACTAAAGAAATCATAGCAAGTATTAAATATTAA
- a CDS encoding DNA-processing protein DprA, translated as MINKVTFNIEELNNMKKYPKELFYIGNTKLLEKKKVSIIGTRRPNAYTKEFTHKLASKLSSLDICIVSGAAMGVDAISHFAAREDNTIAVVANGLDIRYPSVNKNLISNIEEKGLVLSAYKEGEKARNYTFVLRNEIVVALGDILIVTQADLKSGSLTSVNYALKMGKKVYTLPHRINESLGTQDLVKKGLIEPIYDIDEFIQQFTNTSQVTKIKDKVLDFCDTNPSYEEAISKFGDTILEYELEGKIKIENARVSII; from the coding sequence ATGATTAATAAAGTCACATTTAATATAGAAGAACTAAATAATATGAAAAAGTATCCTAAAGAACTTTTTTATATAGGAAATACAAAACTTTTAGAAAAGAAAAAAGTATCTATAATAGGTACTAGACGTCCAAATGCTTATACTAAAGAGTTTACTCATAAATTAGCATCAAAACTATCAAGCTTAGATATTTGTATTGTAAGCGGTGCTGCTATGGGTGTTGATGCTATTTCACATTTTGCAGCAAGGGAAGACAATACAATTGCAGTAGTTGCAAATGGTTTAGATATAAGATACCCAAGTGTAAATAAAAATCTAATTTCTAATATTGAAGAAAAAGGCTTAGTTCTTTCAGCTTATAAAGAAGGTGAAAAAGCTAGGAATTATACTTTTGTACTAAGAAATGAAATAGTTGTTGCTCTTGGTGATATTTTAATAGTTACCCAAGCTGATTTAAAATCAGGAAGTTTAACTTCTGTGAATTATGCACTTAAAATGGGTAAAAAAGTCTATACTTTACCTCATAGAATAAATGAGAGTTTAGGAACACAAGACTTAGTAAAAAAGGGTTTAATAGAACCTATTTATGATATTGATGAGTTTATTCAACAATTTACTAATACTTCACAAGTAACAAAAATCAAAGATAAAGTCCTTGATTTTTGTGATACAAATCCAAGTTATGAGGAAGCTATTTCAAAATTTGGAGATACAATACTTGAATATGAATTAGAAGGTAAAATCAAAATTGAAAATGCAAGAGTGTCAATAATTTAG
- the ilvC gene encoding ketol-acid reductoisomerase, producing the protein MALNVYYDKDCNIDLVKSKKVAMIGFGSQGHAHAENLRDSGVEVVVGLRKNGSSWAKAEAKGFDVKTVAEATIGADIVMILLPDENQSEIYYAEIKPNLKDGAYIAFGHGFNIHYGRIIPDAKTNVMMIAPKAPGHTVRSEFVKGGGIPDLIAVETNPSGDTKEVALAYASAIGGGRTAIIETTFKDETETDLFGEQAVLCGGAMSLVQAGFETLTEAGYAPEMAYFECLHELKLIVDLMYEGGISDMRYSISNTAEYGDYVSGKRVINAESKLAMKEILKEIQDGTFAKDFILEGQAGYPRMNAERTNAKASLIERTGNDLRKMMPWISSSKIVDLEKN; encoded by the coding sequence ATGGCATTAAATGTATACTATGACAAAGATTGTAATATTGATTTAGTTAAATCAAAAAAAGTAGCAATGATTGGTTTTGGATCACAAGGTCACGCACACGCAGAAAACTTAAGAGATTCTGGTGTTGAAGTTGTTGTTGGATTAAGAAAAAATGGTTCATCATGGGCTAAAGCTGAAGCTAAAGGTTTCGACGTTAAAACTGTTGCAGAAGCAACTATTGGTGCAGATATTGTAATGATTTTATTACCAGATGAAAATCAATCTGAAATTTATTACGCAGAAATTAAACCAAACCTTAAAGATGGTGCTTATATAGCATTTGGACATGGATTTAATATTCACTATGGAAGAATTATTCCTGATGCAAAAACAAATGTAATGATGATTGCACCAAAAGCTCCAGGTCACACAGTTAGATCTGAATTTGTTAAAGGTGGAGGAATTCCTGATTTAATCGCAGTTGAAACTAACCCAAGTGGAGACACTAAAGAAGTTGCATTAGCTTATGCTTCAGCAATTGGTGGTGGTAGAACAGCAATTATTGAAACAACTTTCAAAGATGAAACTGAAACAGATTTATTCGGAGAACAAGCTGTATTATGTGGTGGAGCTATGTCTTTAGTTCAAGCTGGATTTGAAACATTAACAGAAGCTGGTTATGCTCCTGAAATGGCTTATTTCGAATGTTTACACGAATTAAAATTAATTGTTGACTTAATGTATGAAGGTGGGATTTCTGATATGAGATATTCTATTTCTAATACTGCTGAATACGGAGATTACGTATCTGGAAAAAGAGTTATCAATGCTGAATCAAAATTAGCAATGAAAGAAATCTTAAAAGAAATTCAAGATGGTACATTTGCTAAAGACTTCATCTTAGAAGGACAAGCTGGATACCCAAGAATGAATGCTGAAAGAACAAATGCTAAAGCTTCATTAATTGAAAGAACTGGTAATGACTTAAGAAAAATGATGCCTTGGATTTCTTCAAGTAAAATCGTTGATTTAGAAAAAAACTAA
- the rpsF gene encoding 30S ribosomal protein S6 — protein MSKLKHYETMFIVKPTLTEEETVAQIDSVKATIEKNGGEIIAYDNMGSQQLAYEIEKNKRGYYFVAYFKGEPAGIAEIERNYRINENIMRFIFIKYESKKEIAAWTKMSDAAAAKTAAKAAK, from the coding sequence ATGTCTAAATTAAAACATTACGAAACAATGTTTATTGTTAAACCTACTTTAACAGAAGAAGAAACAGTAGCACAAATTGATAGTGTAAAAGCTACAATTGAAAAGAATGGTGGAGAAATCATTGCATATGATAACATGGGTTCTCAACAATTAGCTTACGAAATTGAAAAAAACAAAAGAGGTTACTACTTTGTTGCATATTTCAAAGGTGAACCAGCTGGAATTGCAGAAATCGAAAGAAATTACAGAATCAATGAAAATATCATGAGATTCATTTTTATTAAATATGAAAGTAAAAAAGAGATTGCTGCTTGGACTAAAATGAGTGACGCTGCTGCTGCAAAAACTGCTGCTAAAGCTGCTAAGTAA
- the cysS gene encoding cysteine--tRNA ligase: protein MKKIYIYDSVKKEKVEFQSIEDKKAKIYVCGPTVYDDSHLGHARSAIAFDLLHRVLKINGYEVTMTKNFTDIDDKIIKKMYQTSRTLEDITSEYINAYKADMRALNVLDNTLEPKATQNLEVMKEMINNLISKNIAYVISNGVYFDTSKDSTYGCISHRASDENSQARVEINTEKRNSSDFALWKFAKDEDVVFEASFGNGRPGWHIECSAMIEKHLAYKNTPYQIDIHGGGADLLFPHHENEAAQTRCSSNQEIAKYWMHNGFVNIDGEKMSKSLGNSFFLKDVLKSYSGEVIRFYLLTAHYRTDFNFNEEDLLSSKKRLDKLYRVKKRVYGVALSEVNKEFKDKIIDALNDDINTSKAISFIDEMISSANDKLDINPKDKALKKELVANIEFISEVLGIGNNDAYSYFQFGISNEEKTEIEELIEKRTEAKKAKDFDTADKVRDEISNLGISLMDTPAGVVWEKV from the coding sequence ATGAAAAAGATATATATTTATGATTCAGTAAAAAAAGAAAAAGTTGAATTTCAGTCAATAGAAGATAAAAAAGCAAAGATTTACGTATGTGGACCAACAGTTTATGATGATTCACATTTAGGTCATGCAAGATCAGCTATTGCCTTTGATTTACTTCATAGAGTTTTAAAAATAAATGGCTATGAAGTAACAATGACAAAAAATTTTACAGATATAGATGATAAAATCATAAAAAAGATGTATCAAACATCTAGAACCTTAGAAGATATTACAAGTGAATATATTAATGCCTATAAAGCTGATATGAGAGCCTTAAACGTTCTAGATAATACACTAGAACCAAAAGCTACACAAAACTTAGAAGTTATGAAAGAGATGATTAATAACCTAATCTCAAAAAACATAGCTTATGTAATTTCAAATGGTGTTTACTTTGATACATCAAAAGACTCAACTTATGGATGTATTTCTCATCGTGCAAGTGATGAGAATTCACAAGCAAGAGTTGAAATTAATACTGAAAAAAGAAACTCTTCTGATTTTGCACTATGGAAATTTGCTAAAGATGAAGATGTAGTTTTTGAAGCAAGTTTTGGAAATGGACGTCCTGGTTGGCATATTGAGTGTTCAGCTATGATTGAAAAACATCTTGCATATAAAAATACACCTTATCAAATAGATATTCACGGTGGTGGGGCTGATTTACTTTTCCCTCATCATGAAAATGAAGCAGCCCAAACAAGATGTTCATCAAATCAAGAAATAGCAAAATACTGGATGCACAATGGTTTTGTTAATATTGATGGTGAAAAAATGAGTAAATCACTTGGTAATTCATTTTTCTTAAAAGATGTACTTAAATCTTATAGTGGAGAAGTTATTAGATTTTATTTATTAACAGCACATTATAGAACTGATTTTAACTTTAATGAAGAAGATTTACTTTCATCAAAAAAGCGACTAGATAAACTGTATAGAGTTAAAAAAAGAGTTTATGGAGTAGCTTTAAGTGAGGTAAATAAAGAGTTCAAAGATAAAATAATTGATGCTTTAAATGATGATATAAATACATCAAAAGCAATATCTTTTATTGATGAAATGATTTCATCTGCAAATGATAAACTTGATATTAATCCAAAAGATAAAGCATTAAAAAAAGAACTTGTTGCAAATATAGAATTTATTTCAGAAGTTCTTGGAATTGGAAATAACGATGCTTATTCATATTTTCAATTTGGAATATCAAATGAAGAAAAAACTGAAATAGAAGAACTAATAGAAAAGAGAACAGAAGCAAAAAAAGCAAAAGATTTTGATACTGCTGATAAAGTAAGAGATGAAATATCTAACTTAGGTATTTCTCTTATGGATACACCAGCAGGTGTTGTTTGGGAAAAGGTTTAG
- a CDS encoding single-stranded DNA-binding protein translates to MYNKVIMVGNLTRDIELRYLPSGAAIAKSAIATSYKFKSASGEQKDEVCFLDFNMFGRSAEVANQYLRKGSKVLLEGRLVFEQWTAQDGTNRNRHSLRVETMKMLDSKSDSMNNNAGGNQGYNPQGSYNQPAQNQYNNTSNTQNTQGSQNNYGGNNQASTMPEQKIPEIDIDEDEIPF, encoded by the coding sequence ATGTATAATAAAGTAATTATGGTAGGGAATTTAACAAGAGATATTGAATTAAGATATTTACCATCTGGTGCAGCAATTGCAAAATCTGCTATTGCAACATCATACAAGTTTAAATCTGCATCTGGAGAACAAAAAGACGAAGTTTGTTTCTTGGATTTTAATATGTTTGGAAGATCTGCTGAAGTTGCTAATCAATACTTACGAAAAGGTTCTAAAGTTTTATTAGAAGGTAGACTTGTATTTGAACAATGGACTGCTCAAGATGGAACTAATAGAAATAGACACTCTTTAAGAGTTGAAACTATGAAAATGTTAGATTCAAAAAGTGATTCAATGAATAATAATGCTGGTGGTAACCAAGGTTATAATCCTCAAGGATCGTATAATCAGCCAGCACAAAATCAATATAATAATACATCTAATACTCAGAATACTCAAGGTTCTCAAAACAACTATGGTGGTAATAATCAAGCATCAACTATGCCTGAGCAAAAAATACCTGAAATAGATATAGATGAAGACGAAATACCGTTTTAA
- the murC gene encoding UDP-N-acetylmuramate--L-alanine ligase yields MKVHFIGIGGIGLSALARFLNNDGHTISGSDMKDSPITKELQKEGIEVSCPQKASNIKDDFDLVIYSAAVTDENPELIEARLNQIRTLSRKEALPIILGDKKNYCVAGAHGKSTTTAILASILQSSALIGAISKDFGSNFRYVDDLVAFEADESDASFLLSNPYCAIVTNAEPEHMEYYHYDYDKFYESYERFIGLAKKRVLNGEDKDIKKLKIKDATYLYPSTDIKNLSYTLKDKEPCTRFDLKDLGTFEVWGFGYHIAIDASLAILAALNELDVESIRINLLKYKGIKKRFDIIQANDKFVVIDDYAHHPTEIEATMKSVELYDNLTNLNNRIVLWQPHKYSRTNDNLEGFKKCFRRCDELVILPLWTIPGEQKIDIDFPKEFAVYNPIFADRIVATQGRIDLIKDEKIIKSYDEGIFLGVGAGDITYQLRH; encoded by the coding sequence ATGAAAGTACATTTTATAGGAATAGGTGGAATAGGTCTTTCTGCCTTAGCAAGATTTTTAAATAATGATGGTCACACTATAAGTGGCTCAGATATGAAAGACTCACCAATTACAAAAGAGCTTCAAAAAGAGGGAATAGAAGTTTCTTGTCCTCAAAAAGCTTCAAATATAAAAGATGATTTTGACTTAGTAATATACTCAGCAGCAGTAACAGATGAAAATCCAGAACTAATAGAAGCTAGACTTAATCAAATTAGAACACTTTCAAGAAAAGAAGCACTTCCTATTATTTTAGGAGATAAGAAAAATTATTGTGTAGCAGGTGCTCATGGTAAATCAACAACAACAGCAATTTTAGCTTCAATCTTACAAAGTTCAGCACTTATAGGTGCAATTTCAAAAGATTTTGGTTCAAACTTTAGATATGTAGATGATTTAGTTGCTTTTGAAGCAGATGAATCTGATGCATCTTTCTTACTTTCTAATCCATATTGTGCAATTGTAACAAATGCAGAGCCTGAGCATATGGAATATTATCACTATGATTATGATAAATTTTACGAGTCTTATGAAAGATTTATAGGACTTGCAAAAAAAAGAGTTTTAAATGGTGAAGATAAAGATATTAAGAAACTAAAAATTAAAGATGCAACATATCTTTATCCAAGTACAGATATAAAAAATTTATCTTATACATTAAAAGACAAAGAACCTTGTACAAGATTTGACTTAAAAGATTTAGGTACATTTGAAGTTTGGGGATTTGGTTATCATATTGCTATAGATGCTTCTTTAGCAATTTTAGCCGCTTTAAATGAACTTGATGTAGAAAGTATAAGAATTAATCTTTTAAAATATAAAGGTATTAAAAAAAGATTTGATATTATTCAAGCAAATGATAAATTTGTTGTAATTGATGATTATGCACATCATCCAACAGAAATTGAAGCAACTATGAAATCAGTTGAGTTATATGATAATTTAACAAATCTAAATAATAGAATTGTTTTATGGCAACCACATAAATACTCAAGAACAAATGATAATCTTGAAGGTTTTAAAAAATGCTTTAGAAGATGTGATGAGTTAGTTATTCTTCCTCTTTGGACAATTCCAGGTGAACAAAAGATCGATATTGATTTTCCAAAAGAATTTGCAGTATATAATCCAATCTTTGCTGATAGAATTGTTGCAACACAAGGAAGAATTGATTTAATTAAAGATGAAAAAATTATCAAAAGTTATGATGAAGGTATATTTTTAGGTGTTGGAGCAGGTGATATTACTTATCAATTAAGGCATTAA